A segment of the Lycium ferocissimum isolate CSIRO_LF1 chromosome 5, AGI_CSIRO_Lferr_CH_V1, whole genome shotgun sequence genome:
GATCAGTTGGTCTGCGAGTGAATTAGTTGTATTTGGATGCGCCGACACCGAAAATCGACCAAATCTAGAAGCAGATCTGATTCTCTTCGCCGTTTCACGGTGCCATCTACGGCGACGCTGAGGTTCGTCTTCAAATGTTCAGCTTGACCCGATAAGAAAGGGGGAGAGAGAGCGGTAGTTTTGGTTGGGATCCGGTAGAGTCGTCCTTGGGAGTTCGGATCTCAGGGGCGCGGGGTTATGAAAGGAGGAggagagagaaagttttttagggttttgagaagatGGAAAATGCGAAATGGATAGTGAGTGGGAATAGAGAAAGATATATGTATTTGggtatatattttgatatagctaccaattgtaatttagaaaagtgaattagctactaattataattaaataaaagggtagttattattaataattaggtcttaaaaAAAGCTACAACCAGTAAAaattccttacaataatttcatCTCCATAACTGATGATTGGAAACTTTTTGCACCGCTTAacaaatttctttaaaattgttcTATATTTGTAACAAATCGGAGATATGTCATAAATTAGTTTTGTCTATGAGTTAGAGGCATTTCAATACAATGAACCTAATCAATTGGCCACAAGTTAAACCTCATAAACAAAAGTTGTATATGTTGTTCAATTCTTCACAAGTCAATATAACTGAAATTTCTGTCCAATATGCAACACATCACAATCTTCACTGTATGTGACTTCTTGAATTGTCGTGAACTCTACTCTTAAGCAAAACTAACTTTTGCAACATTACACTAGAACTTATGTCGATGCGCAATAAAGGtcatgttttaaaatatttgttaagCGGTGCTAAtaattcaagaccaaacttagGGATTTATTGTATCCTTtcttgggtcatttgcacttttgcaCTTAATTTTTAACCCTCAaaataaataacttttaaaatttaatataaatttatatttttgcgTATAATATCGTGCATGCACATTTGCGGAGTTGTTAAATAATTTATGCCCGATTTTgaaggtaaaaattaaagaccagccatTTGGAGGAAAACCGTACAATTCCTTCTCCTTTTTCGAATTTCACAGAAACCCCCAAAAANNNNNNNNNNNNNNNNNNNNNNNNNNNNNNNNNNNNNNNNNNNNNNNNNNNNNNNNNNNNNNNNNNNNNNNNNNNNNNNNNNNNNNNNNNNNNNNNNNNNTTATTTGGGATTATGAAGGCAAGAATATAACACGTAatgcttataaaaaaaaaaaaatgtaaacccAATagatgaaagaaagggaagaagTGGACTGACCCTTTATGACCACGTCGAATACTCTTAACTACTTCTTTAACTCCTCTCTTCAAGCACTTATGTTCCGTAGCTGAAAGCAGAACAATGGGTGATTAAACAAATGTATATATAACAGAACAGAAAGAGTATATGTTGAGTCCCAAGAAGTTTATTTATGGATACCTTTTCTAACGAGTTTGAAGGTACGTTTGCTGAGTTTCTTTCCAGCGAGTGGTTTAGCAATAGGCGCTAAAGCTAATAGcttctttctctccttttctttctctgCAGTTTTCTCTATTTCACTATCGCTACCCATTTTCTCGCTGAACGCAGTGTGGACTAGACAGGTCTGTCTTGAAGTAAATAAAAGCAGGGGGCAGGGTTTATCAAAATGGGGTGAATTTGGAACTCAATAAACTCCTAGGGTTTAAGGAGCAAAGTTTTCAAGTCTCCATCAAGAAACTTTATGGGTGGCTTGTTTGTAGAAATTGCAGAAAAAGGAGAAGGAATTGCACGGTTTCCCtccaaatgggctggtctttaatttttgccttcaaAATCGGGCATAAATTATTTAACAACTCCACCATACTTGTACGATATTatgatgcaaaaatataaatttatactccgTGAAAAAGTTATTTATCTTGagggttaaaaattaaagactatgACAGAATGGccacaaaagtgcaaatgacccaagaAAGGATACAATAAATCCctaagtttggtcttgaattaTTAGCACCGcttaacaaatattttaaaacatgaCCTTTATTGCGCATCAGACATAAGTTCTAGTGTAATGTTGCAAAAGTTAGTTTTGCTTAAGAGGTGAGAGTTCACGACAATTCAAGAAGTCACATACAGTGAAGATTGTGATGTGTTGCATATTGGATGAGAATTTCGGTTATATTGAGCATTGAAGAATTGAAGCTTGCATATCTGGCTTTTTGTTTATGAGGTTTAGCTTGTGGCCCGATTGATTAGGTTCATTGTATTGAAATGCCTCTAACTCATAGACAAAACTAATTTATGACATATCTCCGATGAGCAACATAgaacaattttaaagaaatttgtTAAGCGGTGCAAAAAGTTTCCAATCATCAGTTATGGAGATGAAATTGTTGTAAATACCCGCATGTTTGGGCCTACCCTTCATGAAACACAGACATGGAGCCCAAtgtcttgtcttttttttttttttgtgcggattgttcttcatttggggtggtctttaatatttgcccttcaaaattggtgatgctttaatttttttttcttatcttcTGGGGATTCTGGGTTCGAGCACTgttcggtaaaaaaaaaaaaaaacttcgcAAGATAgatgtttggattcgcaagatagagttttgcactctgccttaaggcagaattttgtgTACAAAATTAGCATGATAAATAATGACATTAAATCAAGGGCATGAAATAGAGAagaaatatgcatgtgtgtgcaCAGGAAAACGGACCAAAGTTTCTTGCAAACTATGCCTTATCGGATAGAGTTTGCTAAGGCATAGTTCTTGCAAAACTGCTGCGCTTAAGGCATATTTTGCGAGCAAACTGCGCGTCGGGCATAATTTGCACTGCAAAACTGCCAATTTTGCAAGCAAATTATGCCCGATGGGGCAGAGTTTGTAGGTAACCTTTGCcaagcgttttttttttttttttaattttcgccTGGCTTGAGGATTCGGGTCAAGACGCGAGATTTgaaggcgaagggcaaaattttaaatactttttattttgatggacaaaaattaaagacaccTCAAAATAAGCACATTACTGCGAATTCTTTATGTCTTTTTCCGATATACTTTTGGGCTTTTAACATTTTAGCCCGGCTAAAGGGAAAATCACCACTCTTAACCAAAAAAGTTTGTAACCGTCCCAAAGTAAATACTAGCCTTGAAAACTAGTTCAGATTTTGAAATGGTTCCTCAGGGAAAAATGATTGGTTGCTTAATTTTGGCACGTTTCATTTACTACCTGAGTGGTTATAGCTAAATCAGTAGCTAGCTATTTTTGACATTTAATTTTTAGAGTTCCTAAcagtaaaatttaaaattagtaCTAATAGTTTGTGTTCGCCTGTAATTATGTTCTCCACATATAGAAACCCTGTACTCCTCCAAATGCAGTAAGGACCATACATAGGTACATAGGTAGCAGGACTAAGTAAATTTTGTTGGCATTAAAATCTTTTAGGACGTGAAAGTTAATTAATATTAGCATTACTCATAATGGGGTGATAGAAAGTGTGTAAAAAACATACCTCACTCGCCATTATATTTTAAACCCTTTCAAGCCCCTCTGAAAAATTTGGGTGATATATAGTCAAAATGGTGatatttatcaaattaatttttgaaaagcttgtcaaaatatttcaaaaagatttttttttttgatattttatataagcaaaaataaaaaaaaaaaattgtcctttTAAAAAGGGGTAAAATTTTTTAGATGTGTTTttgtatatatgattatttcccAAATTAAAAGTTATTCCTTTTTTGgaagttttaaaaaaaggcttattttaaaaaatcttttattaaaaattttttgtgtttaaaaaaaatttaaattttttaaaatctttttaattagtgtttggaatttttaaaaaaagtttttgtgtatttttcaaaaatctttttaaaaaaaaaatctttttaaaagggtttttttttattcaaaactTTTTAAGCACTCgcccaaattatttttttcaaaagcttgaggccttacttttttttaaaataaaacttcttGAAAAAttaagtacttttgggggaaaaaaaacagGTCAAAAAAGGGCTATTAGTGAGTATTAGTTGGGTTGAGTTATagaccttttattttattttaaacttgACTTTTTTTGCTTAATTTCATTTATCCCTCAGGATAAAATTATTTTGCCCTTTACCCGTCCCCGAACTATGATTCTTAGAGAACATATAAGGGTTTAATTTTACCTTGGAAACTTGCTCGTGCTCTTATTCCCCAACcatcaaaaattttttttttaagagggCCCCCCAATAGGGTTTAAATGAACACATAATTGGAGAACACTCAGCCATCTTCCTGGGAGTTGGGTTGAATGATGGATTCAGCAGAGAAATTTGTTCAAAATGTGCATTATACTTCAATCctttttggggttttaaaaatatatatttgtaaatataaaGGAATGGATAAAGCAACAAggaaaaaactttaaaaataaagaaagcaaTAATTGGGAAATTTAATCACTAATTCAAAGGGGTGCGTTTTTTTACTTATTGAGCTGTAATTACAAGTATAGGGTGGGTCTTAAAGGTTAGTCGATTTAGATAGCTAGTTAGGGATGAACTATGCTATGGCAATGTAAAGCTTTACTGGTGATTAATGGAAATtgttagttaccaaaaaaaaaaaaaaaggcaataaTTATGGCCCTAACAATCTGGTAAGAATAAGAATGgtgaaaaaaaaagaccatgttcaagaattctatttttttccctttgggTTTTTCCtctgcttttttttttgtttttgggaaaaaaaaatttttaatggCGTTTTTCCAAAAAAGCAAAAATACCTTTGCATGATGGCCCTTAACAGTCAGCTAGTTTCAAGGACTCTTTAGCACATTTCATTTAATTaaggttaaaattttaaattgggGAATCCAAGGGgtcaaaaaacaaaatataacaaTAATTTGAGGACTAAAAACCATTTCCCCCCCATAATAAATATGATTCTCTTATTCTCGCCTATTTTCCTTTCTCCCCGTCCCTTTTCTGGATGTCCAAATTTGGACTCTCTCTTCATTCTaattcttcttatttttcaaaaactataaaattgatataaaatataaaattcttcTTGAGCTTTTACTTATATGCATGTATGGTTTATCATATATGCTaataaaccaacaaaaatcgtaattttaaaaaaaaaggtaatgtctttgaattttaaaaaaaaaaaaaaaggggttggGATTAATTGAGGGGAATATATTTAAAAGAGTCTCTTGGGGGGAGAGTTCGTGGAATATGCATAGTAGGTTTTTTATAGAAAGTAATTTTTTGGGGTCTTTTGATATATCTTTTTTGCTAATATGAAAGTCTTTTTAACTTGGGTAGTTACGTAGTTCTCCTCAATATCCCCCctccccctcttttttttggaaaagttttttttaaaccccTCCGGAAATTTTTTTCCTCGGGTGCGCTTGGTACTCCCTTgtgcaaaaaacaaaaggaGATGAAAAAACGCAAAAACCGGGTGCGGGGTTCCAAGAAAAGTTGGTGAGGGGAGCCATCAAGGTCACCTGTTTTAAAAAGTCACCCCAAACTTGCCCCCTTggggttttttttctttttggtaaaGTTATTGAGTTCAATAATACGAAATTTTTTATAACCCTCTATGTTGCTTAAATTATGTTTTcccaaaaatataaatatacataatcatacAAAGAACTAAAAGCAAGACAGCCCTATTCGGACTTTTCCTTCGTAGTAAGGACCATATAATATAGTTAGCAGGACAGGACAACATAAATTTCTCCACCATCGAGGTTTTTTGTTTGGCCCGCAAAATTGACACATGTAGCCCTCTCTCACCCAGGCAAATTGTTGCCTATGATTTCTTGTTTGACAAGTTGTCTTAGGCGGGGCGGTTCAAAATTTGtattatgggttaaattttatgggttttaatttttacttttgaattactatattttaaaattatggttctattgtctttttatttaattttgataatttttaatatgagttgtctttttaaaaaattttaataaaaagtgATATATTTGCATCTGCCTTGTTTTAAGGCATCAATTAGGATAAATTGTCTTGAAAATTTTTAAAgggcaaaaaacatatatgaatAGTAAGTGGGGATTTTAAAACGCCgtcttttaatttaaaaaaatataaaatttttttaaaaatttgaaaatggtaaattaaaaaagtaaataaaaaatttaaaaaaattttttttttattttttccactttttctctccattcaaaatttaaaagatattgTTTCCcgatttttccaaattttttcttttttttgatccCCTTTTCTCTCCCCTTcaaaatttggggaaaattgcccaatttttttcccaaatttttctcaaaaagtcCATTCtaatggtaattttttttgaaaaaattatacaCGGGGAAAaaacaattttaatttttgcacAAAANNNNNNNNNNNNNNNNNNNNNNNNNNNNNNNNNNNNNNNNNNNNNNNNNNNNNNNNNNNNNNNNNNNNNNNNNNNNNNNNNNNNNNNNNNNNNNNNNNNNTTTCTGATGGATAAACAGACGACAGATTAAGCGCAGAGATGGACCGGCTGCGATCAAAATGGTTGCTTTCTCCGGCAACTCCCGTTTGATTTGTCCCGAATAGGTACTTAATCCTCATGATTATTGTGAAAATGGATCGTAGCAAAAGCCGAACAGTATAGTCATATGTTCTAACCCAAGGAGACATTTCTCTGAGATTTTTTACTTCTTCCCGTTGCCATATTACCTTTTGCCTAAACTCGAGCAATTTCATCTGACCGGAACTAGCACCGGCCTGCATCCGCCTCAACGTTTGCTCGAGCTCTGCGAGCACTTCGAGCTCCGAATACAATTGAGTCGTGGCTGCAACAAATCTCTCCATTTTCTTAACCTTCCGCTCCATTTTCTTAACCCTATATCTCCACGCACACCCATTGATTTCAATTTCAACCGGATCTTCAAAA
Coding sequences within it:
- the LOC132058020 gene encoding protein PSK SIMULATOR 1-like yields the protein MMGVETVTESFFNLWRSTSRKSSASEPERKHVIGILALEIATLMSKVVNLWQCLSERRIDKLREEISSSLGIQKLVAEDDEYLMDLAIAEIIDNLGCLTKSLATLGKRCADPVYHDLQRIFEDPVEIEINGCAWRYRVKKMERKVKKMERFVAATTQLYSELEVLAELEQTLRRMQAGASSGQMKLLEFRQKVIWQREEVKNLREMSPWVRTYDYTVRLLLRSIFTIIMRIKYLFGTNQTGVAGESNHFDRSRSISALNLSSVYPSE